In Cyclopterus lumpus isolate fCycLum1 chromosome 9, fCycLum1.pri, whole genome shotgun sequence, a single genomic region encodes these proteins:
- the LOC117735787 gene encoding hydroxycarboxylic acid receptor 3-like: MRCNFNGTLLISVLPPVLFTEFLFGVLGNGLALWIFCFHARPWKSSTVLLFNLAMADFLLNMALPFRAIYYISDIQWKFGHALCNICLFMLAMNRSGSTFFLMAIAVDRYMRVVHPHHPINSLSISKAMCGALAIWLLTISLTVHVFNLKHINTTRCESFMVDTEMHHNLNWHKFEFLFSFYVPLLVVLYCTFHIVGHLRRRQLAQQAKMKKALWFIVVVAVLFIICYLPSNIAQLVIWIQTKHLASKLPDTEACSALEDLTIVFFVTISLTYFNSVLDPAVYYLSSPTFKNIYRKVLRLSQADTDKSTERKTRETGSQTLSQL; encoded by the coding sequence ATGCGATGCAATTTCAATGGAACTCTGCTGATCAGTGTGCTGCCGCCAGTGTTATTCACAGAGTTTTTATTTGGAGTCCTTGGAAATGGTTTGGCACTCTGGATCTTTTGCTTCCACGCGAGGCCCTGGAAGAGCAGCACAGTGTTACTCTTCAACCTGGCAATGGCGGATTTTCTGCTCAACATGGCTTTGCCTTTCCGTGCCATCTACTACATCTCAGACATCCAGTGGAAGTTTGGACACGCTCTGTGCAACATCTGCCTCTTCATGTTGGCAATGAACCGCAGTGGAAGTACCTTCTTCTTGATGGCTATCGCTGTGGACAGGTACATGCGTGTGGTGCATCCCCATCATCCCATCAACTCTCTGAGTATCTCCAAAGCCATGTGTGGTGCACTTGCAATATGGTTGCTCACCATCTCATTGACAGTTCATGTCTTCAATCtgaaacacatcaacacaacCCGCTGTGAGAGCTTCATGGTTGATACTGAAATGCACCATAATCTGAACTGGCACAAGTTTGagtttctcttttccttctatGTGCCTCTGCTCGTGGTTCTCTACTGCACATTCCACATTGTTGGCCACCTGCGAAGGAGACAGTTGGCCCAGCAGGCGAAGATGAAGAAGGCTCTTTGGTTCATCGTTGTGGTGGCGGTGCTCTTCATCATTTGCTACCTCCCAAGCAACATCGCACAGCTGGTGATTTGGATCCAGACCAAACATCTAGCCAGCAAACTCCCCGATACTGAAGCTTGCTCTGCTCTGGAAGACCTGACCATTGTGTTTTTCGTCACCATTAGCCTGACCTATTTCAACAGCGTGTTGGATCCTGCCGTGTACTACTTATCCAGCCCTACCTTCAAGAACATCTACAGGAAAGTTCTTCGTCTCTCCCAGGCCGACACTGATAAAAGCACAGAGAGGAAAACTCGAGAAACAGGCTCCCAGACGCTCAGCCAGCTCTGA